Proteins from a single region of Salvelinus sp. IW2-2015 linkage group LG4p, ASM291031v2, whole genome shotgun sequence:
- the LOC111960490 gene encoding XIAP-associated factor 1-like isoform X1 translates to MXEVVAGKTVWQALKESCHKEVAVSNFALHESHCQRFLCLCPDCDEPVPRELLEQHHQNQHSQVKCTKCDKKVESCQLLDHECKARLQRCEFCPVELPLSAMAEHSLACGRRTERCSDCGRYVTLRDQPEHAQICPDLSVPDNPSPPSSNSRRIAVVCRSCMRSFPLEEMAEHQLECDHTSEESKGDDDEENGSHKQEQASPRLTSSMKSALFSAQGRRQEREVDQISTCPHCHLALPVVTLRWHEVKCHIHVNLK, encoded by the exons ATGYCTGAAGTGGTAGCAGGGAAGACTGTGTGGCAAGCGCTGAAAGAATCATG TCACAAGGAGGTGGCTGTGTCCAACTTTGCCTTGCACGAGTCCCACTGCCAGCGGTTCCTATGCCTGTGTCCAGACTGTGATGAGCCGGTTCCCAGAGAGCTATTGGAGCAGCACCATCAGAACCAGCACAGCCAG GTGAAGTGCACCAAGTGCGACAAAAAGGTGGAGAGTTGCCAGCTCCTGGACCATGAG TGTAAGGCAAGGCTGCAGCGCTGTGAGTTCTGCCCGGTGGAGCTGCCGCTGTCGGCCATGGCGGAGCACAGCCTGGCGTGTGGCAGGCGCACCGAGCGCTGCTCCGACTGCGGACGCTACGTCACTCTGAGGGACCAGCCGGAGCATGCCCAGATCTGCCCTGACCTCTCTGTTCCCGATAACCCCTCCCCGCCATCCTCCAACA GCAGGCGAATAGCAGTGGTTTGCAGGAGCTGTATGAGGTCTTTCCCATTGGAGGAGATGGCGGAGCATCAG CTGGAGTGTGACCACACATCAGAGGAGTCTaaaggtgatgatgatgaggagaaTGGCAGCCACAAACAGGAGCAGGCCAGTCCTCGTTTGACCAGTTCTATGAAGTCTGCATTGTTCTCAGCCCAAGGCAGGAGGCAGGAGCGGGAAGTTGACCAGATCAGCACCTGTCCCCACTGTCACCTGGCTCTCCCCGTAGTCACACTACGATGGCATGAG gTCAAATGTCAYATCCATGTCAACTTGAAATGA
- the LOC111960490 gene encoding XIAP-associated factor 1-like isoform X2, giving the protein MADKEEDTTRICDQCHKEVAVSNFALHESHCQRFLCLCPDCDEPVPRELLEQHHQNQHSQVKCTKCDKKVESCQLLDHECKARLQRCEFCPVELPLSAMAEHSLACGRRTERCSDCGRYVTLRDQPEHAQICPDLSVPDNPSPPSSNSRRIAVVCRSCMRSFPLEEMAEHQLECDHTSEESKGDDDEENGSHKQEQASPRLTSSMKSALFSAQGRRQEREVDQISTCPHCHLALPVVTLRWHEVKCHIHVNLK; this is encoded by the exons ATGGCAGACAAGGAAGAAGACACAACCCGTATCTGTGACCAGTG TCACAAGGAGGTGGCTGTGTCCAACTTTGCCTTGCACGAGTCCCACTGCCAGCGGTTCCTATGCCTGTGTCCAGACTGTGATGAGCCGGTTCCCAGAGAGCTATTGGAGCAGCACCATCAGAACCAGCACAGCCAG GTGAAGTGCACCAAGTGCGACAAAAAGGTGGAGAGTTGCCAGCTCCTGGACCATGAG TGTAAGGCAAGGCTGCAGCGCTGTGAGTTCTGCCCGGTGGAGCTGCCGCTGTCGGCCATGGCGGAGCACAGCCTGGCGTGTGGCAGGCGCACCGAGCGCTGCTCCGACTGCGGACGCTACGTCACTCTGAGGGACCAGCCGGAGCATGCCCAGATCTGCCCTGACCTCTCTGTTCCCGATAACCCCTCCCCGCCATCCTCCAACA GCAGGCGAATAGCAGTGGTTTGCAGGAGCTGTATGAGGTCTTTCCCATTGGAGGAGATGGCGGAGCATCAG CTGGAGTGTGACCACACATCAGAGGAGTCTaaaggtgatgatgatgaggagaaTGGCAGCCACAAACAGGAGCAGGCCAGTCCTCGTTTGACCAGTTCTATGAAGTCTGCATTGTTCTCAGCCCAAGGCAGGAGGCAGGAGCGGGAAGTTGACCAGATCAGCACCTGTCCCCACTGTCACCTGGCTCTCCCCGTAGTCACACTACGATGGCATGAG gTCAAATGTCAYATCCATGTCAACTTGAAATGA